One segment of Curtobacterium poinsettiae DNA contains the following:
- a CDS encoding pyridoxamine 5'-phosphate oxidase family protein has product MPTSCSEPGPPTDGPSLRVRRLRDRQSDDPAVLHAILAEAHVAHVGIVRGGHPVVLPFLCAVGDLGGGPVLLLHGSTGGGLFLDAGAAGVPVAATVTHLDGLVFARSTNDSSANYRSAMIAGRATVVPTDLRAEALWQVADHLMPGRRAEVREMTAKEVRATQVLQLPLDHASVKVRAHGVGEDPADGEDHAVWAGVLPLAVRAGVPIPGDISEDSPVDASVVALSARLDRLAADREARIAAVMRVTPV; this is encoded by the coding sequence ATGCCCACCTCGTGCTCCGAACCAGGACCGCCCACCGACGGTCCCTCGCTCCGCGTCCGCCGCCTGCGCGATCGCCAGTCCGACGACCCCGCCGTCCTGCACGCGATCCTCGCCGAGGCGCACGTCGCCCACGTCGGCATCGTCCGCGGTGGCCACCCGGTCGTGCTGCCCTTCCTCTGCGCCGTCGGGGACCTCGGCGGCGGCCCCGTCCTGCTGCTGCACGGCTCGACCGGTGGTGGGCTGTTCCTCGACGCCGGCGCCGCGGGCGTCCCGGTCGCCGCCACCGTCACCCACCTGGACGGCCTGGTCTTCGCACGCTCGACCAACGACAGCTCGGCGAACTACCGCAGCGCGATGATCGCCGGGCGCGCGACCGTGGTGCCGACCGACCTCCGCGCCGAAGCGCTCTGGCAGGTGGCCGACCACCTCATGCCGGGCCGCCGAGCCGAGGTGCGCGAGATGACCGCGAAGGAGGTCCGCGCCACCCAGGTCCTCCAGCTGCCCCTCGACCACGCGAGCGTCAAGGTCCGAGCCCACGGGGTGGGCGAGGACCCGGCCGACGGTGAGGACCACGCCGTCTGGGCGGGCGTGCTGCCACTCGCGGTCCGCGCCGGGGTCCCGATCCCGGGGGACATCTCGGAGGACAGCCCGGTGGACGCGTCGGTCGTCGCCCTGTCGGCCCGCCTCGACCGCCTGGCGGCCGACCGGGAGGCCCGGATCGCCGCCGTCATGCGGGTCACGCCGGTCTGA
- a CDS encoding C40 family peptidase yields the protein MGRHTLPAAADDRQPVRSHTHPAVDPALLTPDTQQSRPRGRRSALGPAAARSTFVEHPKPARTVRMQPRPAPVASSAGSAVLSRTATLRAERAVDPRHVRRSANAKRAAILLAPAIAVTSSLTLALPANADTLPTDTRSGTTTAQDAQTFTVAHDVQVPVVSTDGMTTTTTIVSYPTLDLRFGVTIAQAQSALSAALSAGGDRATIVQTALQYMGDPYVEGGASHEGIDCSGLTMVAYQAVGIQLVHYVPTQDAVATTIPESEALPGDLVVYDDEDHVGLYLGQGLVLQAPHPGEVVDIVPMYSAAHHFARVLPAGS from the coding sequence ATGGGACGCCACACCCTGCCTGCAGCAGCCGACGACCGTCAGCCCGTGCGATCGCACACGCACCCCGCGGTCGACCCCGCGTTGCTGACGCCCGATACGCAGCAGTCCCGTCCCCGTGGTCGCCGCTCGGCCCTCGGCCCTGCGGCCGCCCGCTCCACCTTCGTCGAGCACCCGAAGCCGGCCCGGACCGTGCGGATGCAGCCGCGGCCCGCCCCCGTCGCGTCGTCGGCCGGTAGCGCGGTGCTGAGCCGGACCGCCACCCTGCGGGCCGAGCGCGCCGTCGACCCGCGGCACGTCCGCCGTTCCGCGAACGCGAAGCGGGCCGCGATCCTGCTCGCCCCCGCGATCGCGGTGACCTCGAGCCTGACGCTCGCTCTGCCCGCGAACGCCGACACCCTGCCCACCGACACCCGCTCGGGCACGACCACCGCGCAGGACGCCCAGACCTTCACGGTGGCGCACGACGTCCAGGTCCCCGTGGTCTCCACCGACGGCATGACCACCACGACGACGATCGTGTCCTACCCGACGCTCGACCTCCGCTTCGGGGTGACGATTGCGCAGGCACAGTCCGCGTTGTCCGCCGCGCTCTCGGCCGGTGGCGACCGGGCCACGATCGTGCAGACCGCCCTGCAGTACATGGGGGACCCGTACGTCGAGGGCGGCGCGAGCCACGAGGGCATCGACTGCTCCGGGCTCACGATGGTCGCCTACCAGGCGGTGGGGATCCAGCTCGTGCACTACGTGCCGACGCAGGACGCCGTCGCCACCACGATCCCCGAGTCCGAGGCACTGCCGGGGGACCTCGTCGTGTACGACGACGAGGACCACGTCGGCCTGTACCTCGGCCAGGGCCTCGTGCTGCAGGCACCGCACCCGGGTGAGGTCGTCGACATCGTCCCGATGTACTCGGCGGCGCACCACTTCGCGCGCGTCCTGCCCGCCGGGAGCTGA
- the rlmN gene encoding 23S rRNA (adenine(2503)-C(2))-methyltransferase RlmN, protein MASDTRTPFEQQQSARPQVRPRTEGWKQATDTDGRPLLQFASPKRGKPPVHLADLTAEEREARVKELGLPGFRAKQLATHYFQHYTSDPAKMTDLPAAQREQLVAGMLPPLLTETRRLATDNGDTIKFLWKLHDGALVESVLMRYPGRITLCVSSQAGCGMNCPFCATGQAGLTRNMSTAEIIEQIVRANAAIAAGELGGDPRKGGQDRVDAERVTNIVFMGMGEPLANYKRVMDAVRLMVAPQPMGLGMSARGITVSTVGLVPAIKKLADENIPLTFALSLHAPDDELRDELIPVNSRWKADEAIDAAHEYYVKTGRRVSIEYALIKDMNDHAWRADLLAEKLNKRGKGWVHVNPIPLNPTPGSVWTSSEVHVQDEFVRRLNAAGIPTTLRDTRGKEIDGACGQLAAAE, encoded by the coding sequence ATGGCTTCCGACACCCGCACCCCGTTCGAACAGCAGCAGTCTGCTCGTCCGCAGGTGCGCCCGCGCACCGAGGGCTGGAAGCAGGCCACCGACACCGACGGTCGCCCGCTCCTGCAGTTCGCGTCCCCGAAGCGTGGCAAGCCGCCCGTGCACCTGGCCGACCTGACAGCCGAGGAACGCGAGGCCCGCGTGAAGGAACTCGGCCTGCCCGGGTTCCGCGCCAAGCAGCTCGCGACCCACTACTTCCAGCACTACACGTCCGACCCGGCCAAGATGACCGACCTCCCCGCCGCCCAGCGGGAACAGCTCGTCGCCGGGATGCTGCCGCCGCTCCTCACCGAGACCCGGCGGCTGGCGACGGACAACGGCGACACGATCAAGTTCCTCTGGAAGCTGCACGACGGCGCCCTGGTCGAGTCGGTCCTCATGCGCTACCCGGGTCGCATCACCCTGTGCGTCTCGTCCCAGGCCGGGTGCGGCATGAACTGCCCGTTCTGCGCCACCGGCCAGGCGGGGCTGACGCGCAACATGTCCACCGCCGAGATCATCGAGCAGATCGTCCGGGCCAACGCCGCGATCGCCGCCGGTGAGCTCGGGGGCGATCCCCGCAAGGGCGGACAGGACCGCGTCGACGCCGAGCGCGTGACGAACATCGTGTTCATGGGCATGGGGGAGCCGCTCGCGAACTACAAGCGGGTGATGGACGCCGTGCGGTTGATGGTCGCACCGCAGCCGATGGGCCTCGGGATGAGCGCGCGCGGGATCACCGTGTCGACCGTCGGCCTCGTGCCGGCGATCAAGAAGCTGGCGGACGAGAACATCCCGCTCACCTTCGCGCTGTCCCTGCACGCTCCCGACGACGAGCTCCGCGACGAGCTCATCCCGGTGAACTCACGCTGGAAGGCCGACGAGGCGATCGACGCCGCCCACGAGTACTACGTGAAGACGGGCCGTCGTGTCTCGATCGAGTACGCGCTCATCAAGGACATGAACGACCACGCCTGGCGTGCGGACCTGCTCGCCGAGAAGCTCAACAAGCGCGGCAAGGGGTGGGTGCACGTCAACCCGATCCCGCTCAACCCGACGCCGGGCTCCGTGTGGACCTCGTCCGAGGTGCACGTGCAGGACGAGTTCGTCCGCCGACTCAACGCCGCCGGCATCCCGACGACCCTGCGCGACACCCGCGGCAAGGAGATCGACGGGGCGTGCGGGCAGTTGGCAGCGGCTGAGTAG